The Balneolales bacterium ANBcel1 genome segment CAGGTAAATGGTTTGATTCTTGTACTCGGTGCTTGCCTTGGAGGAAAGCTGAAACCGATGCTCAAATTCGCGATCTGCTGCATTTTTTGAATCAGAGTTGAAAGTCCAGGTCCACACATCGCTCAGGAGCATTCCATCTTTGGCCTTGAACTGTGCCTTGATCGAACGGCCGGCAACCGTCTCGGAAACCGGTGACTGCTGATAGAAGCGCACCCGGTGCAGGTTGGTGCTTATCAGATTGTTGTGCTTGTTAAGGACATCCACATCCACTTTTTCAACGGTATCTTCCCGGAGTTTTTTAATCCGTACGACCGGGACGGTAATTTCTTGCAGCGTTGCCCCGCCGTGGACATATCGGGATCCGGATCCTTGTCGCCGCAGGCGATTGATGCTCTTGGGGATAAGAATTTGGACATCTCCTTCAATCCCGAAATCCTGAGCCGACCACGAACTCACATTGGCTTTATGACGCAGATTCCGCCCCAAGACGAACCTTCTATTGCTTTTGATGATATCCCCTTCAATCTGAGCATCGGCAAAATCACTTTCATCCAGCGGCTCATTCTGGTATACAAATCCGTGATCCGCCGTTACAAGTATGTGGTAAACACCCAGGTTGGATATCTTCTTGACCAGCTTGACAAGGAATTCGATTTCATCCCGTGCCGCTTCGATTACCAAGTTTTCACTTGCGGTATCATCCCCTGTGCTGTCAATTCGGTCGTGATAGACATAGATCAATTCGTGGCTGGAAACCAAAGACCTGGCCTCTTCACTTTTGGTGTTCAGTTTCATCAGCTGTTCCGCTGAAACGGCGGTGGCATTGACACCGGAATGTTCAGCTAAAACCTTACTCCTGCGCTGAAGTCCGACAGTACTCAAACCATCAGCCAGGACATCGTCACTCTTGCCAAAGGCAAGCTTTTGGTGGGGCAACAGGGAGGCCATCCCAAGTTGTGTATAGGATGGCAGAGCGGTGATCCTGAAATCAAGGGAGCTGTCGAACCGGTTCTCCTTCTGCATGATCTGATGCAGTGATTCCCCGCACTCATAGCGTAGTGCATCCGAAATGATCACGAATACACGAATTTTCTTAGACAGGTATGGTTGCACCTCTTCCCGATAGAATGAGGTCAATTTCCTGGTACCATGGCTCCATTTACCTGAATCATCCATGGCTCGCTGCCAGGAATCACTCAAGTTTAACAACCATGTATTGCTGTACGCTTTGTTTATCAGGACATAGAGTGGATTGAGCACACTGTTCTGACCGGTTGCCCGGTACCACTCTATGAAGCGACGGTAATATTGGTCGATCCGGAACCATTCTCCGGTGTAGCGGCGTATTCCGTCTGCGAAGTCCGTTATTTCGATCTTTTCCTGACTCCGGATGGCCTCAAGCAAGTGATGTCCGGCATTAAGGGCTTCATAAAACGGACGATAGAGGTCATACCAGTAAGTAAACTCCCGGGTCTTGATGGCTGATTCAAGTCTCTTTGAATCCAGACTTTCATCGACCATTCCTCGTACCAGTTCGTGGATGATTCTACGATCGATCAGATCAAATACATCATCATGGAGGATCTCGTCCAGGGCGACCGAGTTAAGTACTGATTCAATGTTCAGATCTTTTTGGATTCGGCTGGACAGGGTTCGGAAGGCTTCCTGAAACGAAAGCGTGTCTTTCCATGCAGAGAGCATTACGCGGGTTTCGGCATTCAATGATGATTGGTCTGCCAATGGTTTGAAATTCATTCGAAATGCATCCA includes the following:
- the pglZ gene encoding BREX-1 system phosphatase PglZ type A, with product MAKISESIQKLLQKHRVLIWYDQERAFTDEFENLNIEGINKVTLDRDELAVKVRVLLEQPDEKFVLYIPRAKPPDEENWLLDLELTYHVYYTDQASLFLQELDLGYHYKNWITQHLAFFQSRERLLKFKEIANEADGDRLLSMKIMQVVLRADTTLPDSLLRKFAEAFANKSNSSLEVELKRYGLWELFWDEVGRHYGYEQKDPGIYGFLLDAFRMNFKPLADQSSLNAETRVMLSAWKDTLSFQEAFRTLSSRIQKDLNIESVLNSVALDEILHDDVFDLIDRRIIHELVRGMVDESLDSKRLESAIKTREFTYWYDLYRPFYEALNAGHHLLEAIRSQEKIEITDFADGIRRYTGEWFRIDQYYRRFIEWYRATGQNSVLNPLYVLINKAYSNTWLLNLSDSWQRAMDDSGKWSHGTRKLTSFYREEVQPYLSKKIRVFVIISDALRYECGESLHQIMQKENRFDSSLDFRITALPSYTQLGMASLLPHQKLAFGKSDDVLADGLSTVGLQRRSKVLAEHSGVNATAVSAEQLMKLNTKSEEARSLVSSHELIYVYHDRIDSTGDDTASENLVIEAARDEIEFLVKLVKKISNLGVYHILVTADHGFVYQNEPLDESDFADAQIEGDIIKSNRRFVLGRNLRHKANVSSWSAQDFGIEGDVQILIPKSINRLRRQGSGSRYVHGGATLQEITVPVVRIKKLREDTVEKVDVDVLNKHNNLISTNLHRVRFYQQSPVSETVAGRSIKAQFKAKDGMLLSDVWTWTFNSDSKNAADREFEHRFQLSSKASTEYKNQTIYLEMEEQVEGTNSWVPYRKYPFTINISFTRDFDDY